From a region of the Nocardioides ginsengisegetis genome:
- a CDS encoding phage holin family protein, translating to MSEPTTHPSDEPLGALVHRLSEQVPELVRSELRLAQAELAQKGRKAGIGVGMFTGAGLLAFFGVATLVATAVIALALVLPLWASGLIVAGVLLVAALGAALAGRNEVAAATPPAPERAIAGVREDVSVIKGGRA from the coding sequence ATGAGCGAACCCACGACTCATCCGTCCGACGAACCGCTCGGCGCCCTCGTGCACCGACTCTCCGAGCAGGTCCCCGAGCTGGTCCGCAGCGAGCTCCGGCTGGCCCAGGCCGAGCTGGCCCAGAAGGGCAGGAAGGCCGGGATCGGCGTCGGCATGTTCACCGGCGCCGGACTGCTGGCCTTCTTCGGCGTGGCCACCCTGGTCGCCACCGCCGTCATCGCGCTCGCGCTGGTGCTGCCGCTGTGGGCGAGCGGTCTGATCGTGGCCGGCGTCCTCCTGGTCGCCGCACTGGGTGCCGCCCTGGCGGGAAGGAACGAGGTCGCGGCGGCGACCCCGCCGGCCCCCGAACGCGCCATCGCCGGGGTCCGTGAGGACGTCTCGGTCATCAAGGGAGGCCGCGCATGA
- a CDS encoding septum formation initiator family protein yields the protein MAEQRRTSRGGPGGSRRPGQRGNPRARAAVAPTPGSTGPEGRRPRLTGRAAILVLVLAVLTVSYASSMRAYVQQRSHIQDLKAQIAQRESSIDALEREKRRWHDPAYVQAQARERFGYLMPGETSYVVLGADGKPLESQTSLTDPATVDRKAPTAWWTQEWNSVTLAGVPPKPQAPPVFEIDGTKE from the coding sequence GTGGCGGAACAGCGACGGACGAGCCGGGGTGGACCCGGCGGCAGCAGGCGACCGGGCCAGCGGGGCAACCCGCGGGCCCGGGCCGCTGTCGCACCCACCCCGGGCAGCACCGGCCCGGAGGGCCGTCGGCCGCGGCTGACCGGCCGGGCCGCGATCCTCGTGCTGGTGCTCGCGGTCCTGACCGTCTCCTACGCCTCCTCGATGCGGGCCTACGTCCAGCAGCGCTCGCACATCCAGGACCTCAAGGCGCAGATCGCCCAGCGGGAGTCGAGCATCGACGCGCTCGAGCGGGAGAAGCGCCGCTGGCACGACCCGGCCTACGTCCAGGCGCAGGCGCGCGAGCGCTTCGGCTACCTGATGCCCGGCGAGACGTCGTACGTCGTCCTCGGCGCCGACGGCAAGCCGCTGGAGAGCCAGACCTCGCTCACCGACCCCGCGACCGTCGACCGCAAGGCCCCCACCGCCTGGTGGACCCAGGAGTGGAACTCCGTCACGCTCGCCGGTGTCCCGCCCAAGCCGCAAGCACCGCCGGTCTTCGAGATCGACGGCACGAAGGAGTGA
- a CDS encoding DUF3618 domain-containing protein, whose product MNGQTPEQIEAEIAQQREELAATVSELHARLDVKSRAGAALKDPKNRPVLAAGAAALIGAVGLVIWRRTH is encoded by the coding sequence ATGAACGGACAGACCCCCGAGCAGATCGAGGCGGAGATCGCGCAGCAGCGCGAGGAGCTCGCCGCCACCGTGAGCGAGCTGCACGCCCGCCTGGACGTGAAGTCCCGGGCCGGAGCAGCCCTGAAGGACCCGAAGAACCGGCCGGTCCTGGCCGCCGGGGCCGCCGCACTCATCGGCGCCGTCGGCCTGGTCATCTGGCGCCGGACCCACTGA
- the eno gene encoding phosphopyruvate hydratase, whose translation MASIEAVGAREILDSRGNPTVEVEVLLDDGAFARAMVPSGASTGAFEAVELRDGGDRYLGKGVQKAVEGVITTIAPAVEGLAADDQRLIDQTMLELDGTPNKANLGANAILGVSLAVARAAADSAGLPLYRYVGGPNAHLLPVPMMNILNGGSHADSNVDIQEFMIAPIGAPTFREALRQGAEVYHALKSVLKKKGLSTGLGDEGGFAPNLDSNRAALDLIAEAVQAAGLTLGRDIALAMDVAASEFCTASDSGAGSYAFEGGSKSADEMTAYYADLVASYPIVSIEDPLDEDDWDGWKAITDQLGTKTQIVGDDLFVTNVERLQRGISGGQANALLVKVNQIGSLTETLDSVELAHRNGYRCMMSHRSGETEDTTIADLAVATNCGQIKTGAPARSDRVAKYNQLLRIEDELGDAARYAGASAFPRYQS comes from the coding sequence GTGGCATCCATCGAAGCTGTCGGCGCCCGCGAGATCCTCGACTCGCGCGGCAACCCCACTGTCGAGGTCGAGGTGCTCCTCGACGACGGCGCGTTCGCGCGCGCCATGGTCCCCAGCGGCGCCTCCACCGGCGCCTTCGAGGCGGTCGAGCTGCGTGACGGCGGCGACCGCTACCTCGGCAAGGGCGTCCAGAAGGCCGTCGAGGGCGTCATCACGACGATCGCCCCGGCCGTCGAGGGCCTCGCCGCCGACGACCAGCGCCTCATCGACCAGACGATGCTCGAGCTGGACGGCACGCCCAACAAGGCCAACCTCGGCGCCAACGCGATCCTCGGCGTCTCGCTCGCCGTCGCCCGGGCCGCCGCCGACTCGGCCGGCCTGCCGCTCTACCGCTACGTCGGTGGCCCCAACGCCCACCTGCTGCCGGTGCCGATGATGAACATCCTCAACGGCGGCTCGCACGCCGACTCCAACGTGGACATCCAGGAGTTCATGATCGCGCCGATCGGCGCCCCCACCTTCCGCGAGGCGCTGCGCCAGGGCGCGGAGGTCTACCACGCGCTCAAGTCGGTGCTGAAGAAGAAGGGCCTCTCCACGGGTCTCGGCGACGAGGGCGGCTTCGCGCCCAACCTCGACTCCAACCGGGCCGCGCTCGACCTGATCGCCGAGGCCGTGCAGGCGGCCGGGCTGACCCTGGGCCGCGACATCGCGCTGGCCATGGACGTCGCCGCCTCCGAGTTCTGCACAGCGTCTGATTCTGGGGCGGGCTCCTACGCCTTCGAGGGTGGCTCGAAGTCCGCCGACGAGATGACGGCCTACTACGCCGACCTCGTCGCGTCCTACCCCATCGTCTCCATCGAGGACCCGCTCGACGAGGACGACTGGGACGGCTGGAAGGCCATCACCGACCAGCTCGGCACCAAGACCCAGATCGTCGGCGACGACCTCTTCGTCACCAACGTGGAGCGGTTGCAGCGCGGCATCTCCGGCGGCCAGGCCAACGCGCTGCTGGTGAAGGTCAACCAGATCGGCTCGCTGACCGAGACCCTCGACTCCGTCGAGCTCGCGCACCGCAACGGCTACCGCTGCATGATGAGCCACCGCTCGGGCGAGACCGAGGACACCACGATCGCCGACCTCGCGGTCGCGACGAACTGCGGCCAGATCAAGACCGGCGCGCCGGCCCGGTCCGACCGCGTGGCGAAGTACAACCAGCTCCTGCGCATCGAGGACGAGCTCGGCGACGCGGCGCGCTACGCCGGTGCGAGCGCCTTCCCGCGTTATCAGTCCTGA
- the def gene encoding peptide deformylase produces the protein MNRVLAWSVDELGVEGRVLDVVRAPAAVLSTPGDAVDPASPETVQLAADLVATMRVSPGCVGLAAPQVGVGAQLFCVDVSEHPKTRTHHGTFVLCNAEVVEASRNEKAREGCMSVPDFTGDVKRATRIVVRGRLPGTGEEVTVTTDAFEAKALQHEMDHCQGLLFLDRAAGAHAIHARKTYL, from the coding sequence GTGAACCGCGTCCTCGCGTGGTCCGTCGACGAGCTGGGCGTCGAGGGCCGGGTCCTCGACGTGGTCCGTGCCCCGGCGGCGGTGCTGTCCACCCCGGGTGACGCGGTCGACCCCGCCAGCCCCGAGACCGTCCAGCTCGCCGCCGACCTGGTCGCCACCATGCGCGTCAGCCCCGGCTGCGTCGGCCTCGCGGCACCCCAGGTCGGGGTCGGCGCGCAGCTGTTCTGCGTCGACGTGTCCGAGCACCCCAAGACGCGCACCCACCACGGGACCTTCGTGCTGTGCAACGCTGAGGTCGTGGAGGCCAGCCGCAACGAGAAGGCGCGCGAGGGGTGCATGAGCGTCCCGGACTTCACCGGCGACGTGAAGCGCGCGACCCGGATCGTGGTCCGCGGCCGGCTGCCCGGCACGGGCGAGGAGGTCACCGTGACCACCGACGCCTTCGAGGCCAAGGCGCTGCAGCACGAGATGGACCACTGCCAGGGGCTGCTCTTCCTCGACCGCGCGGCCGGGGCGCACGCGATCCACGCGCGCAAGACCTACTTATGA
- a CDS encoding DUF501 domain-containing protein, protein MIDPADEAAIAAQLGREPRAIHEVGHRCPCGNPDVVTTEPRLPNGTPFPTTYYLTCPRAASRIGTLEGGGVMKEMQDRLGTDPELAAAYRAAHERYLEARAAIASEAGLEVPEIEGISAGGMPDRVKCLHVLAGQSLAQGPGVNPLGDEVLEALGDWWSSGPCVSPEIGG, encoded by the coding sequence GTGATCGACCCGGCCGACGAAGCGGCGATCGCCGCCCAGCTGGGCCGGGAGCCGCGAGCCATCCACGAGGTCGGGCACCGCTGTCCCTGCGGCAACCCCGACGTGGTCACCACCGAGCCGCGCCTCCCCAACGGCACGCCGTTCCCCACGACGTACTACCTGACCTGTCCGCGCGCCGCGTCGCGCATCGGCACCCTCGAGGGTGGCGGGGTGATGAAGGAGATGCAGGACCGGCTCGGGACCGACCCGGAGCTCGCGGCGGCCTACCGCGCGGCCCACGAGCGCTACCTCGAGGCGCGCGCTGCGATTGCCTCCGAGGCGGGTCTGGAGGTGCCGGAGATCGAGGGCATCTCCGCCGGCGGCATGCCCGACCGCGTGAAGTGCCTGCACGTCCTCGCCGGCCAGTCGCTGGCCCAGGGCCCGGGGGTCAACCCGCTCGGCGACGAGGTGCTCGAGGCGCTCGGCGACTGGTGGTCCTCGGGCCCTTGCGTGAGCCCGGAGATCGGTGGCTGA
- a CDS encoding MazG nucleotide pyrophosphohydrolase domain-containing protein, translated as MPAPVPASGEPLLEFLEVMRRLRAECAWKREQTHRSLARYLLEETHETLDAIDAGAASGDWAHLEEELGDLLLQVYFHAVIGEESGAFTIDDVARGITEKMRRRNPHVFGDAADRGAAAAMDAADVNDAWQAVKAAEKPGAALTDGISPTLPALLYADKVLDRLERRAPQSVAEEVAQQPSRSRDLGDRLLALVAEARTTGTDPEQALRDAVRRLLPSP; from the coding sequence GTGCCCGCGCCGGTGCCCGCCTCGGGGGAACCCCTGCTGGAGTTCCTCGAGGTGATGCGCCGGCTGCGCGCCGAGTGCGCCTGGAAGCGCGAGCAGACCCACCGCTCGCTGGCGCGCTACCTGCTCGAGGAGACCCACGAGACCCTCGACGCGATCGACGCCGGCGCCGCGTCGGGTGACTGGGCGCACCTCGAGGAGGAGCTCGGCGACCTGCTGCTGCAGGTCTACTTCCACGCCGTCATCGGCGAGGAGTCCGGTGCCTTCACGATCGACGACGTGGCGCGCGGGATCACCGAGAAGATGCGGCGCCGCAACCCGCACGTCTTCGGCGACGCTGCCGATCGGGGGGCCGCCGCCGCCATGGACGCCGCCGACGTCAACGACGCGTGGCAGGCCGTCAAGGCGGCCGAGAAGCCCGGCGCCGCCCTCACCGACGGGATCTCGCCCACGCTGCCCGCCCTGCTCTACGCCGACAAGGTGCTCGACCGCCTGGAGCGTCGCGCCCCGCAATCGGTGGCTGAGGAGGTTGCGCAGCAACCGTCTCGAAGCCGCGATCTGGGCGACCGGCTCCTCGCGCTCGTGGCCGAGGCGCGGACGACCGGCACCGACCCGGAGCAGGCGCTGCGCGACGCCGTACGCCGGTTACTGCCCAGTCCGTGA
- a CDS encoding uracil-DNA glycosylase family protein, with the protein MTELPHPLTGWPFASPVPPGTGWPGDPASPATPVARTPAQVRSRARRLVPNGMNSAPEHAVGDQTAVPLADLEAQVSVCRACPRLVAWREEVATDKRASYADQPYWGRPIAGWGSATPRVLVVGLAPAAHGGNRTGRIFTGDRSGDWLFASLHRVGLATQATSEHAGDGQRLVDARMVAAVRCAPPLNKPTTEERDTCAPWLDAELALVQEHVRAVVALGSFGWDAALRAVRRAGWDVPTPKPRFGHGAEAHLRVRGRDVLLLGSYHPSQQNTFTGKLTEPMLDDVLGRAAAAARMPG; encoded by the coding sequence GTGACCGAGCTGCCGCACCCGCTGACGGGCTGGCCGTTCGCCTCCCCGGTGCCGCCCGGCACCGGCTGGCCCGGCGACCCGGCGTCGCCCGCCACCCCCGTCGCCCGCACCCCCGCCCAGGTGCGGAGCCGGGCACGCCGTTTGGTCCCCAACGGCATGAATTCGGCCCCGGAACATGCCGTTGGTGACCAAACGGCAGTCCCGTTGGCCGATCTGGAGGCCCAGGTGAGCGTCTGCCGGGCCTGCCCGCGGCTGGTGGCGTGGCGCGAGGAGGTGGCCACCGACAAGCGGGCGTCGTACGCCGACCAGCCCTACTGGGGCCGCCCGATCGCGGGATGGGGATCCGCCACGCCACGGGTGCTCGTCGTCGGCCTGGCGCCGGCGGCGCACGGCGGCAACCGGACGGGCCGGATCTTCACCGGCGACCGGTCGGGGGACTGGCTGTTCGCGAGCCTCCACCGAGTCGGGCTGGCGACGCAGGCGACGAGCGAGCACGCCGGCGACGGGCAGCGGCTCGTCGACGCCCGGATGGTGGCGGCCGTCCGGTGCGCGCCGCCGCTCAACAAGCCGACCACCGAGGAGCGCGACACCTGCGCTCCGTGGCTGGACGCCGAGCTGGCCCTGGTGCAGGAGCACGTCCGTGCCGTCGTGGCGCTGGGCTCGTTCGGGTGGGACGCGGCGCTGCGGGCCGTACGCCGCGCCGGCTGGGACGTCCCGACGCCCAAGCCGCGGTTCGGCCACGGCGCCGAGGCGCACCTGCGCGTGAGGGGGAGGGACGTGCTGCTGCTCGGCAGCTACCACCCCAGCCAGCAGAACACCTTCACGGGCAAGCTCACCGAGCCGATGCTGGACGACGTGCTCGGCCGGGCGGCGGCCGCTGCGAGAATGCCCGGGTGA
- a CDS encoding ACT domain-containing protein → MTTHLHAITVLGHDRPGIIAEATGRLAELGLNLEDSSMTLLRGHFAMTLVCAGDAEGGAIESALAPLVADGTLTVTVREVPEEHADTTPGSSWVLTVHGGDRPGIVSSIVTEVARVGGNITDLTTRLAGDLYLLIAEIDFPPGIDVPAVEAAIKAVATTLGVGATLREAEADDL, encoded by the coding sequence GTGACCACGCACCTGCACGCCATCACCGTCCTCGGCCACGACCGTCCCGGCATCATCGCCGAGGCGACGGGGAGGCTGGCCGAGCTCGGCCTCAACCTCGAGGACTCCTCGATGACGCTGCTGCGCGGCCACTTCGCGATGACCCTGGTGTGCGCCGGCGACGCCGAGGGCGGCGCGATCGAGTCCGCGCTGGCCCCGCTGGTAGCCGACGGCACCCTCACCGTCACCGTCCGCGAGGTCCCTGAGGAGCACGCGGACACCACGCCCGGCAGCTCGTGGGTGCTGACCGTCCACGGCGGCGACCGGCCGGGGATCGTCTCCTCGATCGTCACCGAGGTGGCCCGGGTCGGCGGCAACATCACGGACCTGACCACCCGGCTCGCCGGCGACCTCTACCTCCTGATCGCGGAGATCGACTTCCCACCCGGGATCGACGTACCCGCCGTCGAGGCCGCCATCAAGGCCGTCGCCACCACGCTCGGCGTCGGCGCGACGCTGCGCGAGGCGGAGGCCGACGACCTGTGA
- a CDS encoding Ppx/GppA phosphatase family protein, translated as MAEEGAQRPSRSPLAAIDCGTNTIKLLIGTLPDVAVRESRMVRLGQGVDKTGRLADEALARTFAAIDEYAVLIAAHGVPASRVRFCATSATRDSANASVFAESVHARLGVWPEVLPGAEEAALSFDGAVRNLASPPAAPVLVVDIGGGSTELILGSSSPSAAHSMDIGSVRLHERHLHSDPPTAAEVAACVADIDAHLDACPVSPADAATVVGVAGTVTTVAAGVLDLPAYDREAIDQQVLAVDDVHALVSRLVAMTVEERLALPWMHPGRADVIDAGALILSRVLARASVPALVVSESDILDGIAWSLVS; from the coding sequence GTGGCTGAGGAGGGCGCCCAGCGCCCGTCTCGAAGCCCCCTGGCCGCGATCGACTGCGGCACCAACACCATCAAGCTGCTGATCGGCACGCTGCCCGACGTCGCCGTGCGCGAGTCGCGGATGGTGCGGCTGGGCCAGGGCGTCGACAAGACGGGCCGGCTCGCCGACGAGGCGCTGGCGCGGACCTTCGCGGCGATCGACGAGTACGCCGTCCTGATCGCCGCGCACGGCGTCCCGGCTTCGCGCGTGCGCTTCTGCGCCACGTCGGCGACCCGCGACTCGGCCAACGCGTCGGTGTTCGCCGAGAGTGTGCACGCCCGGCTGGGGGTGTGGCCCGAGGTGCTGCCCGGGGCGGAGGAGGCCGCGCTGTCGTTCGACGGGGCCGTGCGCAACCTGGCCTCGCCGCCCGCTGCTCCCGTGCTCGTCGTCGACATCGGCGGCGGGTCGACCGAGCTGATCCTCGGGTCGTCCTCGCCCTCCGCAGCCCACTCCATGGACATCGGGTCGGTGCGGCTGCACGAGCGGCACCTCCACTCCGACCCGCCGACGGCGGCCGAGGTCGCGGCCTGCGTCGCCGACATCGACGCCCACCTCGACGCCTGCCCGGTCTCGCCCGCGGATGCCGCGACGGTCGTCGGGGTGGCCGGCACCGTGACCACGGTGGCGGCCGGCGTGCTCGACCTGCCGGCGTACGACCGCGAGGCGATCGACCAGCAGGTGCTCGCCGTCGACGACGTGCATGCGCTGGTGTCGCGGCTGGTCGCGATGACGGTCGAGGAGCGGCTGGCACTGCCGTGGATGCACCCCGGTCGCGCCGACGTGATCGACGCCGGTGCGCTGATCCTGTCCCGCGTGCTGGCGCGGGCGTCCGTGCCTGCGCTGGTCGTCTCCGAGTCCGACATCCTCGACGGGATCGCCTGGTCGCTCGTGTCGTGA